TTTAAAATTACTTTTAAGGCCAAATCTGTGTCAGCATCTTCATGAACGTAGACAAAATTATTCCCTCGTCCGCTTACGATTACAGGGCAAGTGGCGTGCGCTTTTACAAACTCAATTAATTTTTCTCCTCCTCTCGGAACAATTAAATCTACTTTTTGAGTTGGTTTTTCTAAAAATGCCTGAGTTTCGGTTCTGTTATAATTTAGATATTCTACCCAGTCTTTTGAAACTCCATTATCTTCTAAGGCTTTATGCCAAAGACTTACAATCTTTAAATTTGATTTTAGAGATTCTTTTCCGCCTTTTAATAAAATCTTATTTCCGGATTTAAAAGCAATTCCGCCTGCTTCAATAGTAACGTCGGGACGAGATTCGTAAATAATTAAAATGGTTCCGAAAGCTGCAGTTTTATTCACCACTTTAATTCCATTATCATGAGTAAAATGAAAACGCTCAATACCGATGGGGTCTTCCTGTGAAGCTAACTGATTAAGCGATAAAATCATTTCATCTACTTTTTTATCATCTACTTTCAGGCGTTCTTCCATCGCTAAATCTGAACCGTCGTAATCGCTCAGATCTTCCTGATTGGTCAAAATGATCTGATTCCGCTCCTGTTCGACCAGCTTTGCCATAGTCCGCAAAACCGCATTGCGTGTTTCAATTGATAATGGTTTCATAATTTCAAATGGGTTGGTTGTTTTTTGGTTGTTTCTTTTTATCGAAACTTTTTTTATCATAACAGGTTTTAAAAACCTGTTAGGTATGAAACTTAAAAATATTTCTAAGTTTACTTTCTTTAACTTAGTTTTGAACTTATATCTCTAGTCTATTTTTAATACCTAACAGGTTTTGAAACCTGTTAGGATAATGAAATGACAGTATGTTTAGTTTTTTAATTCTTCTAAACTTTCTTTTAAAGCTTTTACAAACGTATCGATATCTGCTTTTTTCACAGTTAAAGGCGGTAAAATTCTTAATAGATTTTTATTATTTGCGCTTCCTGTAAAAATATGTTTTTCGATAATTAGTTTCTTTCTTAAAGCGGCAACATCAAAATCAAACTCCACTCCAAGCATTAAGCCTTTTCCTTTTACTTGTTTGATTCCGTCAACTTCTTTGATTTTCTCTAAGAAATATTCGTAAACTTCATTTACATTCTTTTGTAAATCAAGCTTTTCAATTACATCCAAAACTGCGATTCCTGCTGCACAAGACAAGTGGCTTCCGCCAAAAGTAGTTCCTAATAATCCGAAACTTGCTTCAAATTTTGGAGAAATCAAAATCGCTCCAACCGGAAAACCGTTCCCCATTCCTTTCGCAACTGAAATAATATCTGCATTGATTCCGTGATGTTGGAAAGCGAAAAATTTACCGCTTCTTCCGTATCCTGACTGTACTTCGTCTAAGATTAAAACCACATCGTATTTTTTACATGCTTTTTCTAAAGCTTGGAAAAACTCCGTTGTTCCTTGGTCTAAACCTCCAACTCCCTGAATTCCTTCGATAATTACAGCTGTAACATCGCCTTTTGCTAATTCTGCTTCAACCAATTCGATTTGGTTTAAAGGTAAAAATGTTACTTCTTGCTGCGCATTTATTGGTGCCACAATCTTTTTGTTATCTGTAACGGCAACTGCTGCAGAAGTTCTTCCATGGAAAGAATTATGAAAAGCCACAACTCTTGATTTTCCGTTATGGAAAGAAGCTAATTTTAAAGCATTTTCGTTTGCTTCAGCTCCAGAACTGCATAAAAACAATTCATAATCTTCTAAACCTGAGAGCTTTCCTAATTTCTGTGCTAATTCAACCTGTAAAGGATTCTGAATTGCATTCGAATAAAAACCTAAATGGTCTAATTGATTTTTAAGTTTTGCTACATAATCCGGCTGTGTGTGTCCGATAGAGATCACACCATGTCCGCTGTATAAATCTAAATATTCTACTCCTTTGTCATCGATGATTGTGCAATCAATTGCTTTTACTGGAGTGATATCGTATAATGGGTAAACGTTGAATAAGTTCATTTTGTTTTTTGTTTGTTTTGTTTCAGATTTGCTTTGCCTATTCGGCTTTCAGCCTCGGGTCAGGTTTCAAGTTAACTTGCAACGTGAAACTTTAAACTTGAAACTGATTTGAGTTTCAGGTTTCATGTTTCAGGTTACGTATAGAACGTGAAACTTGAAACTTAAAACCTGAAACAAATTTTTCCTAAAATCCGCTTGGTTTCAAATGTAAACCTGTGGTTTCTTCTAATCCGAACATTAAATTCATGTTTTGGATCGCTTGTCCAGAAGCACCTTTGGTTAAGTTATCTATAATTGATGTTATGAGAACCCGGTTTCCTTTTTTCAATAAACTAATGATACATTTGTTCGTTTGAACCACTTGTTTCATGTTGATATTAGTCGTTGTAACCGTTACAAAAGGTTCATTTTTATAGAACTCTTGGTATTTTTCAACTAATTGCTCCAAACTATCATCGCATAATGTGTAAAGCGTTGCAAAAATTCCTCTTGGAAAATCTCCTCTATTCGGAATAAAAAGCAATTCGCTGTCAAAATCATCCTGCAATTGCACCAAACTTTCTGAAATTTCACCTAAATGCTGGTGTTCAAAAGCTTTGTAATGCGAAAAATTATTATTTCTCCAGCTGAAATGAGAAGTTTCTGAAAGACTTACTCCTGCTCCTGTACTTCCCGTTGTTGCATTAATATGAACATCATTATTCAACAAATTGTGTTCTGCTAAAGGTAATAGTGCCAATTGAATAGCAGTTGCAAAACAACCTGGA
This portion of the Flavobacterium gelatinilyticum genome encodes:
- the argC gene encoding N-acetyl-gamma-glutamyl-phosphate reductase, whose translation is MINVGIIGGSGYTAGELIRILMYHPKVNIDFVYSTTNAGKPLSVAHHDLMGDIEMNFTAEINPNVNVVFLCLGHGKSISFLKENQFASHTKIIDLGNDFRLNKDAHFEGKDFVYGLPEINKAEIKKANYIANPGCFATAIQLALLPLAEHNLLNNDVHINATTGSTGAGVSLSETSHFSWRNNNFSHYKAFEHQHLGEISESLVQLQDDFDSELLFIPNRGDFPRGIFATLYTLCDDSLEQLVEKYQEFYKNEPFVTVTTTNINMKQVVQTNKCIISLLKKGNRVLITSIIDNLTKGASGQAIQNMNLMFGLEETTGLHLKPSGF
- a CDS encoding glutamate-5-semialdehyde dehydrogenase, producing the protein MKPLSIETRNAVLRTMAKLVEQERNQIILTNQEDLSDYDGSDLAMEERLKVDDKKVDEMILSLNQLASQEDPIGIERFHFTHDNGIKVVNKTAAFGTILIIYESRPDVTIEAGGIAFKSGNKILLKGGKESLKSNLKIVSLWHKALEDNGVSKDWVEYLNYNRTETQAFLEKPTQKVDLIVPRGGEKLIEFVKAHATCPVIVSGRGNNFVYVHEDADTDLALKVILNAKTAKISACNALDKVLISSKLPNFEGFTAMLIEALIESKVEVIVDKSLENFENAKTIQNEDIWYEEFLDYKIVIGTIDSQDHAIDMINKYCGGHSAAIITRDNEAAQQFMESIDAAAVYQNASTRFTDGGQFGLGGELAISTDKLHQRGPIGLQHLVTNKWYVYGEGQIR
- a CDS encoding aspartate aminotransferase family protein — encoded protein: MNLFNVYPLYDITPVKAIDCTIIDDKGVEYLDLYSGHGVISIGHTQPDYVAKLKNQLDHLGFYSNAIQNPLQVELAQKLGKLSGLEDYELFLCSSGAEANENALKLASFHNGKSRVVAFHNSFHGRTSAAVAVTDNKKIVAPINAQQEVTFLPLNQIELVEAELAKGDVTAVIIEGIQGVGGLDQGTTEFFQALEKACKKYDVVLILDEVQSGYGRSGKFFAFQHHGINADIISVAKGMGNGFPVGAILISPKFEASFGLLGTTFGGSHLSCAAGIAVLDVIEKLDLQKNVNEVYEYFLEKIKEVDGIKQVKGKGLMLGVEFDFDVAALRKKLIIEKHIFTGSANNKNLLRILPPLTVKKADIDTFVKALKESLEELKN